The proteins below are encoded in one region of Ursus arctos isolate Adak ecotype North America unplaced genomic scaffold, UrsArc2.0 scaffold_24, whole genome shotgun sequence:
- the KRT28 gene encoding keratin, type I cytoskeletal 28, with protein MSLRFSSGSRQICLWSGAGSVRPTSGGSGFAGSNACGGSVAGSGFSCALGGGLGSVPGGSHAGGVLGNAACSGFAGNEGGLLSGNEKVTMQNLNDRLASYLDNVRALEEANAELERKIKGWYDKYGPGSCRGLDHDYSRYHLIIEDLKNKIISSTTANANVILHIDNARLAADDFRLKYENELALHQNTEADINGLRRVLDELTLCRTDQELQYEALSEELRYLKKNHEEEMQVLQCAAGGNVNVEMNAAPGVDLTVLLNNMRAEYEALAEQNRRDAEAWFNEKSATLQQQISDHAGAATSARNELTDLKRTLQTLEIELQSLLATKHSLECSLTETEGNYCAQLAQIQAQIGALEEKLHQVRTETEGQKLEYEQLLDIKVHLEKEIETYCRLIDGDGNSCSRSKGFGSGGSRKSPQELSKTTLVKTVVEEIDERGKVLSSRVHSIEEKTSKMTSGKTEQKAPF; from the exons ATGTCGCTCCGATTTTCTAGTGGGTCCAGGCAGATTTGCTTATGGTCTGGAGCTGGATCTGTCCGACCAACCAGTGGAGGCTCGGGGTTTGCAGGCAGCAATGCATGTGGCGGCTCTGTTGCTGGAAGTGGATTTTCCTGTGCCTTGGGAGGGGGCCTGGGCAGTGTTCCTGGGGGGAGCCATGCTGGTGGTGTCCTTGGAAACGCTGCTTGTTCTGGCTTTGCTGGAAATGAAGGGGGACTTCTGTCTGGGAACGAGAAGGTGACCATGCAGAATCTTAATGACCGTTTGGCCTCCTACCTGGACAACGTGCGAGCTCTGGAGGAGGCAAATGCTGAACTAGAGAGGAAAATCAAGGGTTGGTATGACAAATACGGACCAGGATCTTGCCGTGGACTTGATCATGACTATAGCAGATACCACCTAATAATCGAGGATCTTAAGAATAAG ATTATCTCTTCCACTACTGCTAACGCTAATGTAATTCTGCACATTGACAATGCCAGACTGGCTGCTGACGATTTCCGGCTAAA GTATGAAAACGAGCTCGCCCTTCACCAGAACACGGAGGCTGACATCAACGGGCTGCGGCGGGTCCTGGACGAACTAACCCTCTGCAGAACCGACCAGGAGCTCCAGTACGAAGCCCTGAGCGAAGAGTTGAGGTACCTCAAGAAGAACCACGAAGAG GAAATGCAGGTCCTGCAGTGCGCGGCCGGAGGGAACGTGAACGTGGAGATGAACGCGGCGCCCGGCGTGGACCTCACGGTCCTGCTGAACAACATGCGGGCCGAGTACGAAGCCCTGGCCGAGCAGAACCGCAGGGACGCAGAGGCCTGGTTCAACGAGAAG AGCGCCACCCTGCAGCAGCAGATCTCCGACCACGCGGGCGCGGCCACCTCGGCCAGGAACGAGCTGACCGACCTGAAGCGCACCCTGCAGACCCTGGAGATCGAGCTGCAGTCCCTCCTGGCAACG AAACACTCCCTGGAGTGCTCCCTGACCGAGACCGAAGGCAACTACTGCGCCCAGCTCGCCCAGATCCAGGCTCAGATCGGGGCCCTGGAGGAGAAGCTGCACCAGGTCAGGACCGAGACGGAGGGCCAGAAGCTGGAGTACGAGCAGCTGCTCGACATCAAGGTCCACCTGGAAAAGGAGATTGAGACCTACTGCCGCCTGATTGATGGAGACGGCAA ctcatGCTCCAGATCAAAGGGTTTCGGGTCAGGAGGCTCAAGGAAGTCGCCTCAAG AGTTATCCAAAACCACACTGGTGAAGACAGTGGTTGAAGAGATAGATGAACGTGGTAAAGTGCTTTCATCGAGAGTTCATTCCATTGAAGAAAAGACATCTAAAATGACCAGCGGCAAAACAGAGCAGAAGGCGCCTTTCTAG
- the KRT27 gene encoding keratin, type I cytoskeletal 27: MSVRFSSASRRLGSNGGAAFGAGNACGVPGIGSGFSCAFGGSSSAGGHGGGLAGGSASCAAFTGNEHGLLSGNEKVTMQNLNDRLASYLENVRALEEANADLEQKIKGWYEKFGPGSCRGLDHDYSRYFPIIDDLRNQIISATTSNANVILQNDNARLTADDFRLKFENEQALHQSVDADVSGLRRVLDELTLCRTDLEIQLETLSEELAYLKKNHEEEMKALQCAAGGNVNVEMNAAPGVDLTVLLNNMRAEYEALAEQNRRDAEAWFNEKSASLQQQISDDAGATSSARSELTEMKRTLQTLEIELQSLLAMKHSLECSLTETEGNYCAQLAQIQAQIGALEEQLHQVRTETEGQKLEYEQLLDIKVHLEKEIETYCRLIDGEDGSCVKSKGYGGPGNQIKESSKTTMVKTIVEEIDPRGKVLSSRVHTVEEKSTKASNVKSEQRVPS, translated from the exons ATGTCTGTGCGCTTTTCTTCTGCATCCAGACGGCTTGGCTCCAACGGGGGAGCAGCTTTTGGGGCTGGAAATGCATGCGGTGTGCCGGGCATTGGAAGTGGCTTCTCTTGCGCTTTTGGGGGCAGCTCGTCTGCAGGAGGCCATGGTGGGGGGCTGGCTGGGGGAAGTGCTTCTTGTGCTGCCTTCACCGGGAATGAGCATGGGCTCCTGTCGGGCAATGAGAAGGTCACCATGCAGAACCTCAATGACCGCCTGGCCTCCTACCTGGAGAACGTGCGAGCACTAGAGGAGGCCAACGCCGACCTGGAGCAGAAGATCAAGGGCTGGTATGAGAAATTCGGGCCTGGTTCTTGCCGTGGTCTTGATCACGATTACAGCCGATACTTCCCAATAATTGATGACCTTAGGAACCAG ATCATTTCTGCAACTACCAGCAATGCCAATGTTATCCTGCAAAATGACAATGCAAGACTAACAGCTGATGACTTCAGGCTAAA GTTTGAAAATGAACAAGCCCTTCACCAGAGCGTCGACGCGGATGTCAGCGGTTTGCGCCGGGTCCTGGATGAGCTGACCCTGTGCAGAACCGACCTTGAGATCCAGCTGGAAACCCTGAGCGAGGAGCTGGCTTACCTCAAGAAGAATCACGAGGAG GAAATGAAGGCGCTGCAGTGCGCGGCCGGAGGGAACGTGAACGTGGAGATGAACGCGGCGCCCGGCGTGGACCTCACGGTCCTGCTGAACAACATGCGGGCCGAGTACGAAGCCCTGGCCGAGCAGAACCGCAGGGACGCGGAGGCCTGGTTCAACGAGAAG AGCGCATCCCTGCAGCAGCAGATTTCTGATGATGCCGGCGCCACCAGCTCAGCTCGCAGTGAGCTGACCGAGATGAAACGGACTCTTCAAACCCTGGAGATCGAACTTCAGTCCCTCTTGGCAATG AAACACTCCCTGGAGTGCTCCCTGACCGAGACCGAAGGCAACTACTGCGCCCAGCTCGCCCAGATCCAGGCTCAGATCGGGGCCCTGGAAGAGCAGCTGCACCAGGTCAGGACTGAGACGGAGGGCCAGAAGCTGGAGTACGAGCAGCTGCTCGACATCAAGGTCCACCTGGAAAAGGAGATTGAGACCTACTGCCGCCTGATTGATGGAGAGGATGG CTCTTGTGTTAAATCAAAAGGCTATGGAGGACCAGGAAATCAGATAAAAG aGTCATCTAAAACCACCATGGTTAAAACAATCGTGGAAGAAATAGATCCTCGTGGCAAAGTTCTCTCATCCAGAGTTCACACTGTGGAAGAGAAATCCACCAAAGCCAGCAATGTGAAGAGTGAACAGAGGGTGCCTTCCTGA